The following proteins are co-located in the Podarcis raffonei isolate rPodRaf1 chromosome 5, rPodRaf1.pri, whole genome shotgun sequence genome:
- the HMX3 gene encoding homeobox protein HMX3, giving the protein MPETGQDAPGSQAQPPPPPQQQQQQPPPSSQPKESPFSIKNLLNGDHPKASPKQPRALFPPAAKGALEGAGFALSQMGDLAFPRFEIPAQRFALPAHYLERSPAWWYPYSLTPAGGHLPRPEVSVDKAFLRDSSPASVGTDRDSPDEPLLKAEREAKELDSKSPDEIILEESDSEEVKKEESGAEDWPKRESEAGSPEKKPCRKKKTRTVFSRSQVFQLESTFDMKRYLSSSERAGLAASLHLTETQVKIWFQNRRNKWKRQLAAELEAANLSHAAAQRIVRVPILYHESAGADGGGSGAGGGGGGGPTAASAPVSQPLLTFPHPVYYSHPVVTSVPLLRPV; this is encoded by the exons ATGCCCGAGACCGGACAGGACGCCCCCGGCAGCCAAGCGcagcccccgccgccgccgcagcagcagcagcaacagcccccTCCGTCGTCGCAACCCAAGGAGTCGCCGTTCTCCATCAAGAACTTGCTCAATGGGGACCACCCCAAGGCGTCTCCTAAGCAGCCCCGGGCGCTCTTCCCTCCGGCGGCCAAGGGGGCTCTGGAGGGGGCCGGCTTCGCCCTGTCGCAGATGGGTGACCTCGCCTTCCCGAGATTCGAGATCCCGGCGCAGAGATTTGCTTTGCCTGCACACTATCTGGAGAGGTCCCCTGCCTGGTGGTATCCTTACAGTTTGACGCCCGCCGGAGGCCACCTGCCTAGGCCAGAAG TTTCCGTGGACAAAGCCTTCCTCAGAGACTCCTCGCCGGCCTCGGTGGGCACAGACAGGGACTCCCCGGACGAGCCCTTGCTGAAGGCCGAGCGAGAGGCGAAGGAGCTGGACTCCAAGAGCCCCGACGAGATCATCTTGGAGGAGAGCGACTCGGAGGAGGTGAAGAAGGAGGAGAGCGGCGCCGAGGACTGGCCAAAGCGCGAGTCGGAGGCGGGCAGCCCGGAGAAGAAGCCTTGCCGCAAGAAGAAGACTCGCACCGTCTTCTCGCGCAGCCAGGTCTTCCAGCTGGAGTCCACCTTCGACATGAAGCGCTACCTGAGCAGCTCCGAGCGCGCCGGCCTGGCCGCCTCGCTCCACCTCACCGAGACTCAGGTCAAGATCTGGTTCCAGAACCGGCGCAACAAGTGGAAGCGGCAGCTGGCCGCCGAGCTGGAGGCGGCCAACCTCAGCCATGCCGCGGCGCAGCGCATTGTCCGGGTGCCCATCCTGTACCACGAGAGCGCCGGCGCCGACGGCGGGGGCAGCGGGGCGGGcggaggcggcggaggcggccCGACGGCGGCCAGCGCGCCTGTCAGCCAGCCCCTGCTCACCTTCCCCCACCCCGTCTACTACTCGCACCCCGTGGTCACCTCCGTGCCGCTCCTGCGGCCCGTCTGA